In the genome of Coxiella burnetii, the window AGCGTTGCCTGAATATCGACGGGATCAAATTTTTCGCCATTCAAATTTTTTTTAAGCCAATTAAGGTTAAAATATTCGCGACCGGTGCTTTTGGGGGGCGGGGTTTGAAAATAAGGTTCTGCCAACAATTGCGCTACTAATTTTTCTTGCACACGTCCACTCGCGGCCCACTGTCCTTGATCATCGTAATCTTTATTTAAATTCATTAAGCACCAGGCGTCCAACAAAGTGTTTCCTGGCCCCGTGTCAAAACCAATGGTAGATTTTTCAGGGTCGCGCGGAAGAAAGGTGAGATTGGCAATACCGCCAATATTCAAAATCAACCGGTTTTCGCTTTGATCGCGTAAAAGAAATTCATGAAAAGCAGGCGCTAACGGCGCTCCTTGCCCCCCTAAAGCCATATCGCGACGTCGAAAATCGGCCACTGTCGTAATGCCGGTGAGGGCGGCAATGGTGTTAGGGTCGCCGATTTGGAGAGTAAAAGGATGTTTCCCGTTGGGCATGTGTCGAATTGTCTGCCCGTGACTGCCAATGGCCTGAATGGAATCCGAGGAAACCTTCGCTTTTTCTAACAGCGTTAAGACAGCTTCGCCAAAAAGCCGTCCCAAGGCAACGTCGGTTTCTCCCATGCTGGGGATGGAATTATCAGTGCCGGTGGATAAAGCCACAAGATTTTTTTTCAATTCCGTCGGGATAGGTTCCCCATGCGTTGCAATGATTTTCAATGGATCGAATTGAACGAGAGCGGTATCAAGCGCATCCATGCTCGTGCCGGAAATAAGACCGATATACCGTTCTTTTGGCACCGGTTAACTCGGATGTTTCATTTTCATGTTATTCGCCGCTAATTCAGTGTCTTGATGGAGATGCAATTGAGCTAACAACTGTCTAGCTTCTTTGTGAAAACGGGTTTCATAACTGCGGGGAATGGATTGGTCGGTAGGCAGTTTCATGGCTAACCAATCTTTGGCTTTACCATCGATGAAAAATCCAAAATGAAGGTGAGGACCGGTTGCCCAGCCGGATTTACCCACGTATCCGATGATTTGCCCTTTGTGCACCCACTGGTGGCGTTTAATTTTCGCAAAACGCGACAGATGCCCATACAGCGCCAGATAATGATGCCCATAACTAATTTTAACGGTCCTTCCATAGCCGCCATCTCGTCCGATAAAAACGACACGCCCTTCGCCGATGGACTTAACGGGCGTTCCGAAACGTGCGGCAAAATCGACTCCCAAGTGAGGGCGTATTTTATGTAAAATAGGGTCTAAACGATGATAGGTAAAACGACTGCTGATGCGAGTGTAATGCAATGGCGCATGTAAGAAGCGCGCTTCAATCCCACGACCGTCCGGCGTGTAATAGGCCGTATGCGCGATCGGATAAGTGTAGCGAACAGCTTGATAGGTTTTGCCCCGATGGCTGAATTCCGCGGCGATGATATCGCCGTCGCGATACTTTTTCCCGTTGACGTATTCAACTTGATACAAAAATTCAAAACGATCCCCGCGGTGAATATCGCGTGAAAAATTAATCTGCCCGCCAAAAATCGATTGAAGTTCTTTTTGCATCCGATAGGTCAAACCGGCGTTTCTGGCATCTTGATTCAGAGAATGATGTATGGTTACGGATTTGTAACCCAATGCGGTGGTAATCGGTTTTTGGTCTATTTGGCTGATGAAGCGATTGTTCTCGCGTTTAATGATCAAAGTCTTGGCGGATGAGAGGGGATATTTGAGCGCGGCCAATTGGTGGGGCGGTTTGATTTGAAAATAGAGTGTTTGATTGGGATGAAGAGCGGTCAACGATTTATATTTTTTTGCCAGTTGAACTAAATCTTTTTGGTTAATCTTTAGACGATTAAAAATAGCCGCTAAAGTATCCCCCTTTTTAATAATTATTTTTTTCCAATCCGAATTAGAGTTGTCTATATTTTTTACAATAGTGATTGAATGAGGTTCATTGAGCGTTAGTTGTTTCGTGTTCGGGGAGGCATGAGCGTAAAGTAAACTTGCGAGTGCGACGAAAAGTAGGGGGATGACAGTAAAAATTACGATTGTTGATTTCCAACCTTTCATTGAGGTTCCCTTTGTTTTGTCCGGGGTTGCCAGTTCCAATTCTGAATCATACCACGTAATATAAAAGCACGGAATAAAATACTCCAAATTATGATTAGGAATTTAACGTAATGATTTCGTCACAAGAAGCTTTCGAAGAAATTAAAAGAGGGGCTGTTGAAATTATTCATGAGGATGAATTGCTTTCCCGATTGGCGGAAGAAAAGCCGCTTCGAATTAAATTAGGATTTGATCCAACCGCTCCCGATATTCATTTGGGCCATACGGTGGTACTGAATAAATTGCGCCAATTTCAAACGTTAGGGCACGAGGTGATTTTTTTAATCGGTGATTTCACTGCGATGATCGGTGACCCGACAGGAAAAAATATCACGCGCCAACCACTCACGCGTGAAATCGTGATGGAGAATACCAAAACTTATGAAACGCAAGCCTTTCGGATTTTAGATCCTGATAAAACGCAAGTTACTTCTAACTCTACCTGGATAAATAAATTAAAAGCCGATGATTTAGTGCGGTTAGCTGCCACTTATACGGTGGCGCGCATGTTGGAACGCGATGATTTTAATAAACGTTATCTGTCGCAGCAACCGATTGCCATTCATGAATTTTTGTACCCCTTATTACAAGGCTACGATTCGGTGGCGTTGAAGGCGGATGTTGAATTAGGTGGCACGGATCAAAAATTTAATTTATTAGTCGGGCGTGAATTGCAAAAACACTTTGGGCAAAGACCGCAATGCGTATTAACCGTGCCTTTATTGGAAGGGCTAGATGGGATTCAAAAAATGTCGAAATCATTAAATAACTACATCGGCATCACCGAACCACCCGAGGAAATGTTTGGGAAAGTGATGTCAATATCGGATGAATTGATGTGGCGTTATTATGAATTATTGAGTTTTCGACCGATGCGAGAAATTAACCGATGGCGTGAAGAAGTGTCGGAAGGAAGAAATCCGCGTGATATAAAAATCCTATTAGCCGAGGAATTAGTGACGCGCTTTCACAGTAAAGAAGCCGCAACAAAAGCGCATCAACATTTTATTGACCGGTTTAAACGTCATGAATTACCGACCGATCTTGATGAAATTGAATTAACGGCTGAAAATACCCATTTAACGATAGGCTACATTTTGCAACGCGCTGGATTGGTGAATACCACCTCGGAAGGCTTACGAATGATTGCACAGGGAGCTGTGCGCATCGATGGTGAACGTGTTGAAGATATTAAATTAGCTATCCCTCGAGGTGAAAGCCATCTTTTTCAAGTGGGAAAGCGGCGGTTTGCGAAAGTGAAGGTCATTTAACACAACCCGGACCTGCTGCCCGGGTGGTTAACTTCATTAGAAGGCGCTTTCGGTGCTAGCGCTCCATTGAGTGGTGGTAGAATTCTCCCATGAGGTTGCATGAGGAGTCATCGCCAAAAGGTATGTTGTCATCAATACCAAGCTCATGAAAAGCAGACCCATTTTTTTGATTCTATACTTCATCTCTTTACCTCCGTCATTGAAATCTGTAACGCCATGAAGCAATTGTCTAACATTTGGCCAAACTAATCTGCTGGCGATCGCCCACTTGTAATGTGAGCAATATCTGATCAAAAATAATGCTAAGTGATTGATTTTTTAATGAAAAATAGGGCTAGTATGCTATAATTGAATTTGAGAACGTTTCCCAAGGAATCTATTGTCATCCAGCGTACACTAGGGTACTATTTCCAACCCAGCTATGGAGTTCTTGCTCCCAAGCGGGGTTAAGGAAAAGCACGCGATACTTGTTGACATTGCTTACGGGACGCGTAAAATAGCCATCCATTTCCTTAATGGAATTGCTCTTTAAAAATTTAGCAGCAAACGGAAGCAGTTTGTGTGGGTACTGTGCAAGTCGTTGAATCACCAAGATTTTCGACACACAGCCTGCTAACTGCAGTGTTTTGTGTCGAGCCTTTTTTGTGCCTTTTTTATAAAGGCATAACGTTATATTTAATTGAAGAGTTTGATTCTGGCTCAGATTGAACGCTAGCGGCATGCTTAACACATGCAAGTCGAACGGCAGCGCGGGGAGCTTGCTCCCTGGCGGCGAGTGGCGGACGGGTGAGTAATGCGTAGGAATCTACCTTGTAGTGGGGGATAACCTGGGGAAACTCGGGCTAATACCGCATAATCTCTTTGGAGCAAAGCGGGGGATCTTCGGACCTCGTGCTATAAGATGAGCCTACGTCGGATTAGCTTGTTGGTGGGGTAATGGCCTACCAAGGCGACGATCCGTAGCTGGTCTGAGAGGACGATCAGCCACACTGGGACTGAGACACGGCCCAGACTCCTACGGGAGGCAGCAGTGGGGAATATTGGACAATGGGGGAAACCCTGATCCAGCAATGCCGCGTGTGTGAAGAAGGCCTTCGGGTTGTAAAGCACTTTCGGTGGGGAAGAAATTCTCAAGGGTAATATCCTTGGGCGTTGACGTTACCCACAGAAGAAGCACTGGCTAACTCTGTGCCAGCAGCCGCGGTAATACAGAGAGTGCAAGCGTTAATCGGAATCACTGGGCGTAAAGCGCGCGTAGGTGGATATTTAAGTCGGATGTGAAAGCCCTGGGCTTAACCTGGGAATTGCACCCGATACTGGGTATCTTGAGTATGGTAGAGGGAAGTGGAATTTCCGGTGTAGCGGTGAAATGCGTAGATATCGGAAAGAACACCAGTGGCGAAGGCGACTTCCTGGACCAATACTGACACTGAGGCGCGAAAGCGTGGGGAGCAAACAGGATTAGAGACCCTGGTAGTCCACGCCGTCAACGATGAGAACTAGCTGTTGGGAAGTTCACTTCTTAGTAGCGAAGCTAACGCGTTAAGTTCTCCGCCTGGGGAGTACGGCCGCAAGGTTAAAACTCAAAGAAA includes:
- a CDS encoding anhydro-N-acetylmuramic acid kinase, whose product is MPKERYIGLISGTSMDALDTALVQFDPLKIIATHGEPIPTELKKNLVALSTGTDNSIPSMGETDVALGRLFGEAVLTLLEKAKVSSDSIQAIGSHGQTIRHMPNGKHPFTLQIGDPNTIAALTGITTVADFRRRDMALGGQGAPLAPAFHEFLLRDQSENRLILNIGGIANLTFLPRDPEKSTIGFDTGPGNTLLDAWCLMNLNKDYDDQGQWAASGRVQEKLVAQLLAEPYFQTPPPKSTGREYFNLNWLKKNLNGEKFDPVDIQATLVELTARSVANCCRNFSMDSGSLWLCGGGARNHHLVNRLKVLCKPLRVTTTEEIGIHPDWLEAVCFAWLAKQTLEKKPGNLPSVTGAKKSAILGAIYWGEKFNY
- a CDS encoding peptidoglycan DD-metalloendopeptidase family protein yields the protein MEYFIPCFYITWYDSELELATPDKTKGTSMKGWKSTIVIFTVIPLLFVALASLLYAHASPNTKQLTLNEPHSITIVKNIDNSNSDWKKIIIKKGDTLAAIFNRLKINQKDLVQLAKKYKSLTALHPNQTLYFQIKPPHQLAALKYPLSSAKTLIIKRENNRFISQIDQKPITTALGYKSVTIHHSLNQDARNAGLTYRMQKELQSIFGGQINFSRDIHRGDRFEFLYQVEYVNGKKYRDGDIIAAEFSHRGKTYQAVRYTYPIAHTAYYTPDGRGIEARFLHAPLHYTRISSRFTYHRLDPILHKIRPHLGVDFAARFGTPVKSIGEGRVVFIGRDGGYGRTVKISYGHHYLALYGHLSRFAKIKRHQWVHKGQIIGYVGKSGWATGPHLHFGFFIDGKAKDWLAMKLPTDQSIPRSYETRFHKEARQLLAQLHLHQDTELAANNMKMKHPS
- the tyrS gene encoding tyrosine--tRNA ligase codes for the protein MISSQEAFEEIKRGAVEIIHEDELLSRLAEEKPLRIKLGFDPTAPDIHLGHTVVLNKLRQFQTLGHEVIFLIGDFTAMIGDPTGKNITRQPLTREIVMENTKTYETQAFRILDPDKTQVTSNSTWINKLKADDLVRLAATYTVARMLERDDFNKRYLSQQPIAIHEFLYPLLQGYDSVALKADVELGGTDQKFNLLVGRELQKHFGQRPQCVLTVPLLEGLDGIQKMSKSLNNYIGITEPPEEMFGKVMSISDELMWRYYELLSFRPMREINRWREEVSEGRNPRDIKILLAEELVTRFHSKEAATKAHQHFIDRFKRHELPTDLDEIELTAENTHLTIGYILQRAGLVNTTSEGLRMIAQGAVRIDGERVEDIKLAIPRGESHLFQVGKRRFAKVKVI